The following DNA comes from Thermoplasmatales archaeon.
AGTTGGTTTAATTGCATCCCTTTTTGTTGCCCTTATTCCAATTCATCTTGCCGCAGGGCACGGCTCTGCATATTCCCTTTACGACCATGATTCCTTTATTCTTTTACTAACTACTTCATCAATTGCATTCTTAATAATGGCTTTAAAGGAAGAAAATAAAAAAGCATCATTTTTGCTTGCCTCTCTTGCAGGCTTATGCGTTGCGGGCATAACAATGACATGGGTATCCGCAGAATATATATATGCCCTTATAGGAGTATATGGAATTGTCCAGATGCTTATTGATATATTAACAAAGAAAATAGAGAAGAAGGTTCCAACAGCAATTTTAACTTCAATGTTTGTAGGCTATATTCTGTCTCTACCCATCACCTGGGTGGTCAGAGGATTTACAACGGTTTATCTTGCAATAATAATAGCAGTTGCAGTTTTCAGCGCTATCTATATATGGATTGGAAAAAAGAATATACCATGGATTATTTCCATTCCCTCAATCTTTGCTCTTGGAATTTTTTCCCTCATATTTTTGTATCTAATAAGGAATACAACAAATTCATTCCTTAAACTATTTACTCCAGTATCAGATGTTATATTTGGAAAAGCAATATATGGTGGAAAAGTATCCTTAACAATAGCGGAGGCATTTCCTTTTGATATAAGCAGAACAATAATGTCATTTGGACCTGTTTTTTATCTGATTGCATGCTTTGGATTCGTGTTTTTGTTATATCAGTTTTACAAGAGGAAATTTTACAGGGAATATTTTGCAATATTTGTATGGCTTGCGGTTGAGATATGGTTGGCGGGCATTGCTGGAAGATTTTTAAATGATTTAGTTCCTCTGATTGCGGTTTTCGGAGCATACGGACTTTTGATTATAATTTCAAAAATAGATTTCTCGGGCATGATTAAAACGATAAGGGACGCGGGCGGCGGGCTGCGTGCGATAAGAAAAGGAATGAAAATAAGGCATGTTGTGGGGGCTATTTTTATAGCATTTTTTGTTATATTTCCAAATGTTTGGCTTTCATTTGATGCAGCCCTACCATCAAATATAAAACAGGATTATCAAACAAAAGGGAAAAAACTTGGAGCATATGGGCTTGGCTTCAACACTGAGGAATACTGGGTTGATGCATTTTCCTGGCTGAAGAGAGAAAATTCTCGATTTAATGAAAGTGAAAAGCCAGCATTCATTTCTTGGTGGGACTATGGCTTTTACTGTGTTGCTGTTGGGAAAAATCCAACTGTAGCGGATAACTTCCAAGAGGGCATTCCTCCAGCTGCAAACATGCATACTTCAAGAAATGAGCAAGAGGCTGTTGCTGTTTTTATTATTCGCCTTGCTGAAGGAGATGTGAAAAAGAACGGAGAATTAAGCAGCGGACTTAAAAACATTTTTGATAAATATTTAGGAAATATGAGCAATGATTTGGAGAAAATTTTGGAAGGAAAATATGAAAATACATCTGCTGGAAAAATTGTTGGAGAAAATTATGGTGGAAAAAATTATGTTGTAAGGGATGAAAATGCTGTCTATCACGATGGGGTAAGGATAATTAGCATGTTAGATGATGAAAATATAACAATGCTTTATAGAGAAGTTCAGAATTATACCAGCAAGAGCATAAGATATTATGGTGTGGAGGGATATGATATAAATATTTTCAATGTATTCACCTTCCTTGCGGATAAGGGAGTTTTTGGATATGAAACAGCTGAAGATGATTATTACAAGTTATATTATAGATCATCTAAAACAGGGCAGAGTTTTACCCCAGATGAATTAAGAAATATAACAAAAGGACTTACACAGGATGAAATAAGTGATATATATGGAAAATTTGATACATATACAGAGAAAAAGCAAGGTTTTTATGAAAGCATGGTTTATAGAACATATTTGGGAGTTACACTGCCAAAGGAAATGTTTGAGGGAGCAGAAAATTATGGTTACTGGTATTTAATCCCATTCTGGACAGATAATGCAACAAATCCTTTTGGGGAAGGAAGCTATTATTACTATCCAACCGCCTACATGAAGCATTTTGTTATAAAATATATTTCTCCTGTAAATATTACAAATTCAAAGCTGTTTTTGAGAGGAGAACTTTGCCTTGGTATGCCAGCTGTCGTAATTGCAAAATATTATGAGGGAGCTAAAATAGAGGGGAGATTGATAAGCGGCGGCGAGCCACTTGAAGGAATAAAAGTTATTGTTAGAGATGATTTTAAGCAATTGCTTGAGATGAGATACGGCAATCAAGTTTTGAATAGAACGCTTGAAAAAATTCCACATGATGTTAGCTTTACTGATAAAGACGGGAAATTCAGCGTAATTGCTCCAGCTGGAAACATAACCCTTTCCTTCTATGCAAATGAAACACTTATAAAAGAAATAAGATTTGATGGAACTGATTATCAGCCAATAAGTGAGGAAGAGGCTACAAGGGTTGCTTACTGGATAAGAGATATCGGAACAATAAATATTGAGAGAGGGGGAATAAGAGGAATAATTTACTGGGATAAAGATAATAATGGAAGTTATAATGAAGGAGATGAAAGGTTGCAAGCAAAGATTAGCTTTGATGGAAAAGAAGTTTATGCAAATGAATATGAATTCCAGAAATTACTTCCAATTGTTTATACAATAAATGTTACAAAAGATGGTTATCAGCCAAAAATAATAAATGTAAATGTTGTTCCAAATTCAACAGTATGGTATAACATTTCATTGGCTCCTTCAAAAGTAAATGTAAGCGGGATTGTATGGTATGATGAGAACAGTGATGGAGTAAGAGATGAAAATGAAACAATGCAGGGTGTAACAGTTCAATTCAATGTTATTGAAAGAATTGATAATTATTCAGTAAATGAAAGTGCAAGGTCAAATTCCACAGGATATTATCTGGTAGCTCTCTATCCAGCAAAATACAGAATAGAAGTAAATTATTCAAAGGTTATAGAAAATGAGACGGTTTATTACAGATATGAAGGAACAGTTGATATAAAGATAGGAGACCAGCCAAAGACAATTGATATAAAATTGAGGAGAGAATGAGATATAGAGAATTTAAAGAATACAGGGAAAAAATTAACAAAAAAATATTGCAGGAAGGAACATTGAACACAAAAAGATTTTTCTCCCTTGATGAAAGTGTTTATTTGGACAGAAAATTGAGCAGAAAAACAAAAGAATTGCTCGGACTTGTTGCATCTGTTGTGCTAAGATGCAATGACTGCATTCTATATCATCTTGATAAATGTATTGATGAAGGTTATACTAATGAAGAATTGTATGAAGCTTTAGATGTAGCACTTATTGTTGGTGGCTCAATAACAATTCCTCATATAAGATATGCCTATGAGATGATAGATGAGATAAGAAAAGAAAAAGTTAGCGAGTAACTATTGTAAGCACATCTCCATCTGCAAGTTCATGATTTAGCCCTACTCTCTGTCCATTAAAAGATACTGATTTACCACTTACTATTGCATACTGAAAATTTTTAACAAAATCTCTGTGAAGTTTTTCACACACATCTCTAACAGTTGCTCCTTTTTTCATAACCATTGGTTTTTCTTCTATTTTCTTTTTTTCTGGCTTCATATAAATTCTTATCAATTCAAGTTTTTCAAAAATTCTTTTCTTCAGCTCCTCTATTCCATACCCAAATTTAGCTGATACAGGGATTGCGTCAAAATCCACTTTCCTTTCCTCAATATCAATTTTATTTATCACTCTAATAGCTGGTAAATATACTTTATTTCCAATTATTGCATCTATAAGTTGCTCTTCATTAATATCATCCCTTATAACAACATCAGCATTATTTAAATATTCCATCAAAATTGCTTTTGCAACATCTTCACTTATTTTACACTTTTTTGAAAGCTGAATTGAAATCCCTCCCCTATCCTTTCTTCTTATAACAACATTTGGTTTTTTCTCATTTATCTTTATACCCGCCTCTCTTAACTCTTTTTCTATCTCCCCAATTTTATCAATCGAATATATATCCACCATTATAATTATCAAATCCACATTTCTAGCCATCGAAAATACTTCTCTTTCTTCGCTACTTTTTATTAACCCTGGCAAATCAATTATCTGGATCTGGCAACCTTCATATTCCATCATCCCTGGCACAGGCAATTTTGTTGTAAAAGCATAATCCGCAACCTCACTTCTTGCATTCGTTAAACAATTCAGCAAAGTCGATTTTCCAACAGATGGCGGTCCAACTATTGCAACACTTGCATCTCCCGCTTTCTTTATCGCAAATCCACGCCCTCCTTTTCTTCCTCCTTTCCTCGCCTCTTCCCGCAGGCGGGCGAGCTTCGCTTTCAGGAGCCCTATATGTTTTTCTGTTGCTTTATTGTAAGGGGTGTTTTTTATCTCCTCTTCAATTCTTTTTATCTCCTCTTCGATGTTCATAGGCACTCCTGCATATCTTATTTAAAACGCATTTTTCACAGAGAGGGTTTTTTGCTTTACATATTTTTCTTCCGTGTGCTATCAAAAGATTAGATAAATCAAACCATTTATCTTTTGGAAATTTCTTCATCAAATCTTCTTCAATTTTATCCCTGTTTTTTTCATCTGTAAGTCCTATTCTCTGGCTCAATCTCATTACATGGGTATCTACAACAATTCCCTCATCTTTCCTGAATGCATTTGAAAGAACAACATTTGCAGTTTTTCTACTCACTCCTGGCAGGGAAATCAAATCCTGCATATTATCAGGAATTTTTCCTCTGTATTTCTCTGATATTATTTTACAGCATTCCTTTATATATCTTGCCTTATTTTTATAAAAATTAACACTTTTTATATATCTCTCAAGCTCATTTATATCCGCACTTGCAAATTCTTCAGCACTTTTATATTTTTTAAAAAGCTCTTCTGTTACCATATTAACTCTTTCATCAGTTGTTTGAGCTGATAAAATTGTTGCGATAAGTAATTCCAAAGGATTTTTATAATTAAGTGCAGTGCCCTTAATATGGGGATATTCCCTCCTCAAAATATCTATTATCTCAATCATTTGGTGAATTAAGATAATCATTTATTTTAATTTTTTCATTTTAAAAAGCATTTCTCTCATTAAAACAAATAATCCTATTGCAAAACATTAGAGAATTTATTTAATATCCTCCAATTTTCAGAGTGGGGTCTCCAAGCAATATAAATTCCTCAATTGTCCATGTATCCCACATAGAACTAACATATTCCATCTGAGCTTTTGCAAAAACCTCTCCTAAAACATGCGTTTCTCTATATGCACTGAAAAATTTATATGCAAGATAGCTAGCCCCCCAATGAGGTCCATCTTCATCAACTCCAGTATATGCAACCCTTGTAGCCCCAACTGTCGCTATTGCCCCTCCATATGGATGGCGGATGAAATACCAAGCAAAGCATGGAAATGAAGCATTAAAAGGCACGGGCACACCGTCCTCTCTCAAATCAGATGAATTAAAATCAAGTTTTGCTGTAAGGCAAGCATCAAAAAATATTACTGGTAATTTATAGCCATTGAAAAGGGCAAGAATATATGGGGTAAAATATCTTCCAATCCATTCTTCGCCGCTTCCATGGGTTGCCCATCCATAGGGGAAGCCGTGTCCCGAATAATAAAGGAAGCCGCAACCTTTTTGTAAAGCCTTCTGAATTTCTAAAGGATTTAAATTTCCTAAGGAGTATTGAATTCTTATTGGTTCAAAATCATTCATTATCCGGGCAACAATTTCATTCATTACCTCTCCCTCTAAAATACCCCATCCTGGAAAAGTATCCCCCCCAACAAGAACTATTTTCTTGAACCATTCCTCACCTTTTGCCATGCTTTCGTATTTTATTATTTTGTTAATCACATTTTTAAGTACTAATTTATTTTCGCAGGCTATTCTACCAAGATATATGTCAGGATATAAATCTATAATATCTCCCTGTGTATATCCATCTTCATATTCCTCCCCGTATTTTCCATTTCCATTTGTATCCCATGAAGAAAATACAATTCTTCCATCTTCATATCTATAAATATCCGCATAATACAAATCTGTTGGAACTGGAAATTCTCTTAGCTTTGTCCCATCTCTCCATATATGCAAAGCATTTCTTATCGGCATTTTATAGATGTCCCCTACAAGCATAACATATTTTATTCCCCATTCCTCAATTGCATTTTTAATGAAATATTTCACTTTTTCAGCATCATCCCTGCCATTGCAGGGGAAATACTTGCTACTGTAAATTTCATTCAGCCCCACTGCTATTGTTTTTATTCCCTTGCTTTCCTTATGCTGCTTCAATGCTTCAATCTCGCTCAGCCATGCATCTGGTGAAATTATCAAGAAATCATATAGCGAGGCACTTTCAAAAATTTCGTTTGCAATACCATTGTAAATTATTGCAATTTTTCCATTTAATATTCCAACACCTATATAATCAGGTTTGTGAATATTTATATCTGGATAACCATTTTTTAACCATCCTATGCCTTCTTTTCTTTCTATTGAAAATGTTGAAGGAATTAACAAAATTGCAACGATGAATATTGCTATATATCTCATGTATTGATTATTGCGCTTGAGTATAAAATTTTTACCACCAAAAATGGTGCTGTTAGCTTAACCAAAATTTTCGATAAAAATATGCATCCCATAGATGCATTTGGTGATAAACGCAAAGGGATGCAATTATTGAAAGAAAAATGTATCGTTATGAGAGAAAGAACCAGTGGAAATAATACTTTACAGCGTATTTCTGTATCTGTGCAGATTGTCGCTAAGGGATGTTTCTACGGCAATTCGCATATTCGTAAAGAGAAGCAGAACTGCCATATGGAAATGGCTGCACAAATTCAGGAGTGTATTGAAAAATAGCATCTCAGATAAAAGCCTCAGTGTGTTGTCATTGATGAGACATCTCTTCAAATAGGGGATATGAATTTCTGGTTTTGGTTTGTCATTGAACCAGAAAGATTGTCTTCTTTATGATAAGTAGTAGCAGAACAAACATGGCCTGTAAAAAATTGATTTGTGCGATGCGAAACATGTATGGAAAATTGCAATCTGTTGCTATAACAGATGGAAGACCATATCTGATACTGAAAAGATACGGGATTCATCACGAGATTATTTCCGGGGGCATCAGAAATTATGTTGAAAGGGTAATTGAAACAATAAAAGATAGAACATTTTGATAACTATTTTCCAAGCAAGAGATGGAAAATAAAACATGTGAAGCTCTGGTTTTCCATTTATGTTTTCTATTATAATTGGATACGGAGCCATCAGAGTTTATCCAATAACTACAGTTTTTTATTGTAGAGGGATAACAATGTATAATGAATATGAAAGATTTATAGTAGCATTGCAGGAGGTGCTGCAATGCTAAAGTTAACAGCACCTATTTTAAACCGCAAAAATTAAAAAAGTTTTATTCCTTATACTCAAGCCGCCTTGGCTCAGCCGGGCAGAGCGATTCCTTGGTAAGGAATAGGTCCCGGGTTCAAATCCCGGAGGCGGCTCTTAAAAATACCGATAGCATTTTTATAATTTTAATAGCCCTTGCAGATTTTATCCATTTTATTTACATGGTATTGGAATCTATGAACCCTAGCATTCCTGGAATTATACAAAATATCTGAAATATAGGCTTATTATTTTTTCAAAGAAAGAGAAAAGATAAATGAGCTTCTGAAAAATTATATCTGATGCTATGCTTTTTGGCATAGATATTTTCAATGTTCCCCAATCACTTTCAGCACCATAATAATCTATTGCTCTAATCTTTATTAAATAATCTCCACTTGATTCCCAACTATGAGTTATGTTTATGGATATGCCAGATTCAGAATATGAGATATATTCATTTGAACCATCACCCCAGTCAATTTCATATATTAAATCATGATTGCTGGAATCTGACGAATTTACTGAAAAATTATAAATTGTCTGTATTTTTCCTGAAGTAATTCCTTCAATAATAGGTGTATCTGGCTTTTTATTCTGCCAAGGCTTCATCAATGGTTGATTATCCCGATTGGATTCTCCTAGGATATGATATGGTGTATCTCCAATACCATTGCCATTATTATCACTTCCTTTATAGTCATCCCAGTAGTTTCCATAGTAGAATTCTGAATCCCATTTATTTATGCTATAATCTTTTGCATGAAATCCTCTGTTATCAATGAAATTGTTGTTAAAAAGGTAATTATCTCTACACTCGTGCATAATGAAAATACCCCATTCATTATTTTGAATAGAATTCTCAAAGATTACATTATTCTTAGATGAGCTGTGAATATATACTCCATTCTGGTTGTTTTTTATAATATTTCCAGATATTGTGTTGTCATTTGATTGTATATCCAAACCACTACCCTCCTCAAATGTTCCACTGTTTTGTATTACAAAACCATGTAAATTCACTGCTTTACCTTTAATAGTAACTACATTACCCTCTTTTCCTCCATCTATTATAGGCTGCTCATAAGTTAGTGATATTAATCCTATGCAATCCTTGTCAATGATAATTTTCTCTTGATAAATGCCTGGAAAAACAAAAATTGTATCACCTTTTTTGGCTATATCAATCCCTTCCTGTATTGTTTTGTAAGGATTCTCAAATGAGCCGTCCCAGGGGCCTCCAGTATTACTATCATCAACATAATGGTTACGTTTTTCATCTTGAAATGGTGGCAGTCCCGGACCAGGTAAATCGAAAGGGGGGAGTCTGTTTGAAGATTTATATCGAAAATGGAAATACCATCCATCGCCTCCTGCAGGGGACATATCATCTATATGATAAGTCTTCCAAGGTTTTTTCATTTTTGGCTCTTTCCATTCAATTGTAACATAGTCGCATATATCCATAATATCTGTTGGTGGGTCCTTACTGTCTGCTACTCGCTGTATTATTCCTTTTTTACCATCGGAGGTATTGATTTCTTTTCCTTCTATATCTCCTTCCCCAATAGGATTTGGAAAGAAGTAGATAAAATCATCATTTTCACCTATATTTTTTTTTCGCTTTTAAAAAAATTCCAAAAACATTAGAGGTCAAAAATATTGCAATTGCTACCACACATATAATTTTCCTCATATATTAATGCTTATATCCATATATATACTTATCTATCCAAAATTTATAATTAAATATAAACTCCTCAAAGTTATCTTTAATAAATAACAATTCCTCGGCAATACCAACATCAACAGAAGAGTAAGTTTTTAAATATTCAAATCTTTTACCATTTTTTCTTCACTTAGTCTAAATTAATTCAAACAAATTGAAATAGTGATATGGTGTTGAAAAAGCAATTTTATCTCTTTCAGCGAAACTTACAACAAAATCTCCTGTCTCTGGACATGCAACCCACATATTCCATGCCCTATTGAAACTTGTTCCTTCAGCAAGTTTTATCAAAATTTTTAAAAGAGTATCGCTATCCCCTCGATATGTGCTCTGGAAAAGATACATTGAGGTGTTTAAATCAAATCTTCCATAGTTTTCTTCTATCATTTCACTCATTACTTTATAGCTCCTCCATATGACAAAAAATATATCATTTTCTGTAAATATTCTAATGAAACCAGATATTCCGGAAGGATCATAATGATCTCTCTGGGTTTTTGCAATTTCTGGAGAAATGAAAAAATTTGTTCTTCTAACCACTTCTTTTATTCCCCAGAAGGGAGGTGTTGATTCTACTAGATTATCATATGTGCCAACATAGGAATGGTTAGCGGTTACTTCAATTGCATACCCAGCTGGAATCTTACAATCCGACAAAATGAAGTTCCATCCAGCAGTGCTATTTTTTATTAAATAATCAGTTCCATCCCATATATTAGATGCATGGTCCAGCACCATCTCAACCTTTATAAATTCCGGTGTTCCATAAAAAGTTGAATCTCTACTCCAACAAGTCTGCATCCCTATGGCAATTCCCTTTTCATTAAATCCTCCGCCCCCATGCAGAGAGCCGGCAAAAGATGGTGAGACGGAAGCATAGCCATTTTTTGGCTTTCTTACAATTAAAACGGAATTTTCATGAACATATTTTCCAGTTAAGGGATCTCTTATATTCATTGGCAAATCGAAGCTTCTGAAGTGATAGAGTTTTCCGTCAGCGGTAGCATTTCCCCAGGCAGAAACACCAAAACAGCTCATCCCCCATGTTACAACAGACATGTAAGCAACAATAACATCCTCAAATTTTATTTCTGCTCCATCAGCAATACCATGCAGTTCCTCAATATATTCCTGCGGAATGTAATTTTTTGTTATATTCCATGCATTTAGGAGATCATCATAATTTGAACAATGGCTAAGAAAAGCTCTTATATTTTCTC
Coding sequences within:
- a CDS encoding glycosyltransferase family 39 protein, with amino-acid sequence MKKIDALWLACAFAIVLLLNSYFNFSSDVAINKDASLLEEKYYLAGPDPYYNMRLLEKTLETGKYPYIGGKYGDLDPLLNYPLYGTGSRPPLFTMLTIGVGKIFSLFMNESDAMGYAMQWVSPIYGALLVIPVYFLGKIVFNRKVGLIASLFVALIPIHLAAGHGSAYSLYDHDSFILLLTTSSIAFLIMALKEENKKASFLLASLAGLCVAGITMTWVSAEYIYALIGVYGIVQMLIDILTKKIEKKVPTAILTSMFVGYILSLPITWVVRGFTTVYLAIIIAVAVFSAIYIWIGKKNIPWIISIPSIFALGIFSLIFLYLIRNTTNSFLKLFTPVSDVIFGKAIYGGKVSLTIAEAFPFDISRTIMSFGPVFYLIACFGFVFLLYQFYKRKFYREYFAIFVWLAVEIWLAGIAGRFLNDLVPLIAVFGAYGLLIIISKIDFSGMIKTIRDAGGGLRAIRKGMKIRHVVGAIFIAFFVIFPNVWLSFDAALPSNIKQDYQTKGKKLGAYGLGFNTEEYWVDAFSWLKRENSRFNESEKPAFISWWDYGFYCVAVGKNPTVADNFQEGIPPAANMHTSRNEQEAVAVFIIRLAEGDVKKNGELSSGLKNIFDKYLGNMSNDLEKILEGKYENTSAGKIVGENYGGKNYVVRDENAVYHDGVRIISMLDDENITMLYREVQNYTSKSIRYYGVEGYDINIFNVFTFLADKGVFGYETAEDDYYKLYYRSSKTGQSFTPDELRNITKGLTQDEISDIYGKFDTYTEKKQGFYESMVYRTYLGVTLPKEMFEGAENYGYWYLIPFWTDNATNPFGEGSYYYYPTAYMKHFVIKYISPVNITNSKLFLRGELCLGMPAVVIAKYYEGAKIEGRLISGGEPLEGIKVIVRDDFKQLLEMRYGNQVLNRTLEKIPHDVSFTDKDGKFSVIAPAGNITLSFYANETLIKEIRFDGTDYQPISEEEATRVAYWIRDIGTINIERGGIRGIIYWDKDNNGSYNEGDERLQAKISFDGKEVYANEYEFQKLLPIVYTINVTKDGYQPKIINVNVVPNSTVWYNISLAPSKVNVSGIVWYDENSDGVRDENETMQGVTVQFNVIERIDNYSVNESARSNSTGYYLVALYPAKYRIEVNYSKVIENETVYYRYEGTVDIKIGDQPKTIDIKLRRE
- a CDS encoding carboxymuconolactone decarboxylase family protein; translation: MRYREFKEYREKINKKILQEGTLNTKRFFSLDESVYLDRKLSRKTKELLGLVASVVLRCNDCILYHLDKCIDEGYTNEELYEALDVALIVGGSITIPHIRYAYEMIDEIRKEKVSE
- a CDS encoding 50S ribosome-binding GTPase, with amino-acid sequence MNIEEEIKRIEEEIKNTPYNKATEKHIGLLKAKLARLREEARKGGRKGGRGFAIKKAGDASVAIVGPPSVGKSTLLNCLTNARSEVADYAFTTKLPVPGMMEYEGCQIQIIDLPGLIKSSEEREVFSMARNVDLIIIMVDIYSIDKIGEIEKELREAGIKINEKKPNVVIRRKDRGGISIQLSKKCKISEDVAKAILMEYLNNADVVIRDDINEEQLIDAIIGNKVYLPAIRVINKIDIEERKVDFDAIPVSAKFGYGIEELKKRIFEKLELIRIYMKPEKKKIEEKPMVMKKGATVRDVCEKLHRDFVKNFQYAIVSGKSVSFNGQRVGLNHELADGDVLTIVTR
- the nth gene encoding endonuclease III; translated protein: MIILIHQMIEIIDILRREYPHIKGTALNYKNPLELLIATILSAQTTDERVNMVTEELFKKYKSAEEFASADINELERYIKSVNFYKNKARYIKECCKIISEKYRGKIPDNMQDLISLPGVSRKTANVVLSNAFRKDEGIVVDTHVMRLSQRIGLTDEKNRDKIEEDLMKKFPKDKWFDLSNLLIAHGRKICKAKNPLCEKCVLNKICRSAYEHRRGDKKN
- a CDS encoding right-handed parallel beta-helix repeat-containing protein, with product MKKPWKTYHIDDMSPAGGDGWYFHFRYKSSNRLPPFDLPGPGLPPFQDEKRNHYVDDSNTGGPWDGSFENPYKTIQEGIDIAKKGDTIFVFPGIYQEKIIIDKDCIGLISLTYEQPIIDGGKEGNVVTIKGKAVNLHGFVIQNSGTFEEGSGLDIQSNDNTISGNIIKNNQNGVYIHSSSKNNVIFENSIQNNEWGIFIMHECRDNYLFNNNFIDNRGFHAKDYSINKWDSEFYYGNYWDDYKGSDNNGNGIGDTPYHILGESNRDNQPLMKPWQNKKPDTPIIEGITSGKIQTIYNFSVNSSDSSNHDLIYEIDWGDGSNEYISYSESGISINITHSWESSGDYLIKIRAIDYYGAESDWGTLKISMPKSIASDIIFQKLIYLFSFFEKIISLYFRYFV